The Arachis ipaensis cultivar K30076 chromosome B05, Araip1.1, whole genome shotgun sequence nucleotide sequence TTGACGATCTTTACGATATGATTACTCAGATATTACATTACCATGTATAGGATAATCTAACAGTAGCTGTTGATGATGATGGCTGCTTTACTGAAAAAATTACTGACTTTAGCGGCTGCTATATCAAAGATGCTGACAAGGATATAATTGAAGCTGTGAAGGTATTTTACATCTATCTAAAAGAACATAAATATCTATTATTTAATTGTAATGATTTACAGTGTGGTTGATTATCAGTCAGGATTCTCACCATGTGACTTGTGGAAACATTGTgtactttttctttctctttcttttgtaTAAACTTTTCCACTCTTCCTTCCATTGTTAAAAGGTAGTTAATTTATGGAAGATCAATGTTAGAGTTCCAGATTTGTGATGCCTAATTTAAGCATGGAGTCAagagtgttttcttttctttcttgaaaaCTCTGTTTTGTTTGGATTCCTATATTTATTACTTTTTTCTCGCATGTATTTCTTTCCTTAGGCAAAGGGTAGGCTGGTTAAGCAAGGAACCTTTACTCATTCTTATCCATTCTGCTGGAGATCTGGTACTCCTCTAATTNNNNNNtctcttccttctctctttttttttgaccATTTTGTGTTGCTGGATCCATGTTTACAAGTTCCAATTTTTAAAACTGTCATCTTTGTTGTTCTTATGCtttatttataattttcaaaTTGCAGTAGTATTTATCACATACTGAATTGAAAACTACTACGGCTGTTTATTTATCTTACATGTGCTGCTTCATTTTAGGTTTGTTAAGGTGGAgttattgaaagagaaattattgGAAAATAATAAGCAGACTTACTGGGTCCCGGATTTTGTCAAGGTATATAATATCTTGCTGCCCATTTGTCATGTACTGTTTATTTATTCTTTGATCTTGTTTCATTCCTTCCCATTTGCTGAAGGTGTATTTTTTGTAAATATTTCTGCTGTTCCTACGCCTTGCAGGACAAACGATTTCACAATTGGCTGGAAAATGCCAGAGATTGGGCAATTAGCCGAAGTAGGTTTTGGGGGACTCCTCTCCCTTTATGGATTAGTGAGGATGAAAAAGAAATAATTGTCATCGATTCTGTTGCAAAACTTGAAAAGCTTTCAGGTGTAAAGGTTAGAATTTTCTGTTGGCCTTTCTGATATTACATGGCATGCATCcttgttatctttttttaattaatattttgtgtatatatatatgtgtgtgtgtgtgtgtatgtgtgtgtgtgtgtatgtatgAATGAACTACAAATATTGACTTGTGTATTGATATACATGTTCTTTCAGTACGTTTGGTGATGTTGATACCATTATTTGTAGCTTCATTTCATCGGTGTTgaaattattatattctttctacaGTTCTTCAGAACTCTTGAAGTTAGTTTGTATTGTACTATTGTAATCATGTCAGTTTTTGGCTTGATAGCTGTAATCATAAAGTAACTGAATCTAATGGCATGGTTCTATTTTTCGCAAGTTACTGTTACATCCCTTAGTGATTGGCTTATGCATGTGTTAATTGGCAGCTTCGGCTAAATGCATATTTGTTGTGTACTTGTGTTAACCCATCCACCATGTATATATTTTGTACATAGCAATACTTGCTCAATGACTGACATCTCTAATTCGATTTAAATTTTTTGTGCAGGTGTTTGATCTTCATCGTCATAACATTGATCACATTACAATTCAATCCGAAAGTGGCCGTGTGCTTCGACGGGTTGATGATGTAATGTCAGCTCATAGCTTTCGTGCAATGTTGTATCTATTCATTCTTCTGTTGTCAAGATTGAGATGCTATCTAGCATATGTTCATGTTGCTCAAGGATCATAGGGTCCTGCATTCCACATAGAGTGATGTTTATAAGAATAAGACCCCATTTTACTCCTCAAAAGATGCAAATATCATCATTCCAGTCTTCAAACAAACTTTTGATTCAATATACTTCATCTATGGAGATTGCACCAATTTGGTTATTCCAAAAGTTGATCAATATAGTTTTAAAATAACTGAACATAGCATTGTTTGCTTAATTGTTTTACTCTATTCATGTTATACTCCATTCATAGATACTTTATTCATAAATATAATGTGATTTTATACAAGtccttcaaaaattaaaattatgcttGAATCATTACTTGCTTAGATTATAATACCAAATACAAATGGGATATCTACTAGCATTACTTGAAAAACATATTACTCTTGATGGTTGCTAGAGATATTGCCCTTTGTTATAGAGCATTTATTTTGATATTTCAGGTGTTTGACTGCTGGTTTGAAAGTGGATCCATGCCATATGCTTATATTCATTATCCTTTCGAAAATATTGAGCTATTTGAGAAGAATTTCCCTGGTCATTTCGTGGCTGAAGGGCTAGATCAAACCCGTGGATGGTTAGTTTCTTGCTCCTCATATCATCTGGCATATGATAGGAGACTCAGAGTCCGGTTCATGGTTGCTGGGTTGTGGCTTTTTATACTGGTTTTATCATCATCCTCAATATCAATGTCATTTTGGTGAAAGGCATTAAAGTTTAAGATTCTAAATGTTGATTGTGTTCTTATTCCTTTTATCATTTTACGTCATTCAAATTTGATTGCATTTTGCTTTGATCATAATTCATTACTTATCTCAACTCTCCCCTTGGGATAAATCACTACTTGCAGGTTTTATACTCTTATGGTACTGGCAACTGCATTATTTGGTAAGCCTGCCTTTAGAAATTTGATTTGCAATGGACTTGTCCTGGCTGAAGATGGGAAGAAGATGAGTAAAAGTTTGAAAAATTATCCTCCGCCCATGGAAGTTGTTGATGATTATGGAGCAGTAAGAAAGTTTTCTTACTTTATCTGTTTCATCCTTTTTGGGGACATGTTACATGTACCATAAGGATGTgcattttgcatgctttcctgATTATGGTATAATGACTTAATATGcagttttatttatattataaaagcATTGTCGTGATATATTTTTGCATTTCGAATAGGATGCATTGCGTTTATACCTTATAAACTCTCCTGTTGTGCGAGCTGAGCCACTGCGTTTCAAGAAGGAAGGAGTTTATGGTGTTGTAAGAATCACTGATTTGTTTGCCTCTAGCtctttctattttaaaaaattgatttgcCTGTATTAATcccattttatttaattataatatttaattatactTCTATTTTTTTTGGGTGTTCATACGTCCCAGGTTAGGGATGTTTTTCTTCCATGGTATAATGCATATAGGTTCCTTGTTCAAAATGCAAAGAGGCTTGAAGTTGAGGGGCTAGCACCTTTTATTCCAATTGATCATGCTACACTCCAGAAGTCATCTAATGTTCTTGACCAGTGGATCAACTCAGCCACACAGAGTCTCATTCATTTTGTCAAACAAGAAATGAATGCTTACCGGCTCTACACAGTGAGTAATGCTTCTTATGAAGCTTTATGAATGTGATGACAACTACCTTCTACAATATTGATTTATGAGCTATCCATGGTCTAAATTGCAAACTTATTTAATTTGATCTTAACTATGGTTTGGTGATTTGTCCTAGCGTTTTACATCCATTTCCTTGTATTATtcttctgtctctctctctctctctctctctctctctcgagagagagagagagagagagaggggggggggGGGGTNNNNNNNNNNNNNNNNNNNNNNNNNNNNNNNNNNNNNNNNNNNNNNNNNNNNNNNNNNNNNNNNNNNNNNNNNNNNNNNNNNNNNNNNNNNNNNNNNNNNNNNNNNNNNNNNNNNNNNNNNNNNNNNNNNNNNNNNNNNNNNNNNNNNNNNNNNNNNNNNNNNNNNNNNNNNNNNNNNNNNNNNNNNNNNNNNNNNNNNNNNNNNNNNNNNNNNNNNNNNNNNNNNNNNNNNNNNNNNNNNNNNNNNNNNNNNNNNNNNNNNNNNNNNNNNNNNNNNNNNNNNNNNNNNNNNNNNNNNNNNNNNNNNNNNNNNNNNNNNNNNNNNNNNNNNNNNNNNNNNNNNNNNNNNNNNNNNNNNNNNNNNNNNNNNNNNNNNNNNNNNNNNNNNNNNNNNNNNNNNNNNNNNNNNNNNNNNNNNNNNNNNNNNNNNNNNNNNNNNNNNNNNNNNNNNNNNNNNNNNNNNNNNNNNNNNNNNNNNNNNNNNNNNNNNNNNNNNNNNNNNNNNNNNNNNNNNNNNNNNNNNNNNNNNNNNNNNNNNNNNNNNNNNNNNNNNNNNNNNNNNNNNNNNNNNNNNNNNNNNNNNNNNNNNNNNNNNNNNNNNNNNNNNNNNCTCATCcttgtttcaatttctattttattttgacCCATAGTTAAACTTGTTGAACTTCTTAGACTGAATTGGTGGTTTCACCAGTGTGATTGCCAGTATTCACTTGGTGTTATCATGGTGCCTGTTATATGAGATTATTCTCACTTCCTTTCACACTTTGCCACCCCCACCGTCTGTTAGTTACATGTTTATTTCGGCATATTCATAGCATAAACATCTGCTAATTTGTAATGTTATGAAACGACCTTGCAGGTTGTTCCTTACCTCCTGAAGTTTCTTGACAACCTGACAAATATATACGTACGGTTCAACCGGAAGAGACTTAAAGGTCGTACTGGAGAAGAAGACTGCCGGACAGCTCTGTCAACTCTTTATAATGTATATCTTTCATCTTATCTATGGTCATAACTTATTAACTTTCCTAATTCCCATTTGCCCTTCTACATTCTGACCTTTCTGGTCTCCTAGTTGTCTCTAGTGATATTTCATTACTTTTTTCAGGTGCTTTTGTTGTCCTGTAAAGTTATGGCTCCTTTTACTCCATTCTTCACCGAGGTTCTCTTTCAAAATATGAGAAAAGCCTGTAATGGGCTTGAGGAAAGCATACACTATTGCAGTTTCCCTGAGGAAGAAGGCGAGGTATGCATCTTAGCAGTTAGTATATTCTGAGTGATCTACATGATTTCAGTTTGTAGTAGAAATCTTCAAGAACTGCTTGCTTTTGTTAGAGGGACGAGCGGATTGAGCAGAGCGTTTCCAGGATGATCACAATAATTGATCTGGCTCGAAACATTCGGGAGCGTAACAACAAACCTCTCAAGACTCCGCTAAGGTACCTTAGTATTTACGAGTGCATGTATTGAGGTATGGCTGTATGTACTTTATATTCTTTTTCAGCATTATGAGTTTATAAACATTTTGGTACTGNNNNNNNNNNNNNNNNNNNNNNNNNNNNNNNTAACTTCCTTGATGACATAGCTGGGAAGTTGCGGGAGGTACATGCATCCTTTTTATCTTGAGCAATTTGAATTGTTTTTCCCTCTAAAAAGAACTGGTTGCTGAAACAGGTTGTGATTTGATATATATGAATCTATTTGTGTTACAGTATGTGCTGGAGGAACTAAATATCCGGTCACTTGTACCATGTAATGATACTTTGAAGTATGCTTCTTTACGTGCTGAGCCTGATTTTAGGTATGTTTTCCATATGGTTATGTAGCTGTTGGTCTCCTATTTATGTTAATGTTTCATAATGTAGTGCCATTTTCTCACCTTTTTTTTTGGTGTCTGCAGCATTTTGGGAAAGAGACTTGGAAAATCTATGGGTATCGTTGCCAAAGAAGTCAAAGCAATGTCACAAGAAAGTATTTTGTCTTTTGAGAATGCTGGAGAAGTTGTTATTGCAAATCACTGTTTGAAGCTGACTGATATTAAGGTGATAGCTTTATTTATAAGCTGGAGTTCAAGTGTTATGTTAAATATGTAGATGTCTAAAAAATGACAAACAAATATGTCAAGATTGCTCAGGCATAAATGATAGATCTCAGCTGCGATACAGAAAGCAAATATAAACTTATCCTAGTCCTGAATAATATAAGGAAAATGTGCGGCATTTGTTACTTCAGTGCCTAGATTCAACATGTCTCATTGAAGGATTAGTATTACAAAACAAACAGGAACCAAACGTTGTCATATGCTAGCCACCTTTTCACTGGTATTTTTTATGGATGTTCTCTTGGAAGCCTCATTGCCTTTTTTGGTGGTTCCTCCCTATCTACAACATTCTCTTTCAAATGTGATATTGTTACTGCCAAAAGGTATTCCTGTTTTTGAATAGAGTAGTGAGTGAAGAAAATCCAATTAAATATTTGTTTTTGACTATGGTTTCTAAAGTATTTCTATTTGTTTGTGGTGACCATCACCTGTAGTGGAGCCTTAATTTATATATGGAGTACCTGAACTTGTAATTGCTATTCTTTCttccaaagcatcaatggaaatcATGGGTTTCCTCTGTAAGTGGTGAAGACTAATAAATTGGTACCTTgtattctttatttttatacaGATTCTTCGTGATTTTAAGCGACCTGATGGTATGACAGAGGAGGAGATTGATGCGGCAGGAGATAGTAAGAATCTATACTAGTTGAGAATGGCTTACTTTTAGTTTGAATGTATGTTGATTTATCCATGACTGGGAGAAGAAAGGCTGACTGAAACCCATCTTCCTTTCAGCTGATGTTTTGGTGATATTGGACTTGCATCCAGATGAGTCTTTGTTGGAGGCTGGTGCTGCCCGTGAGGTAAACTACTTTTATCATTGAAATGGTCATTCTTAATTAACATTCTACATATGGTGCATGCATGTAATGGAACAAATCTACAACCTGGCTTATAAATATGCCTTTTCTTCTAATAATCTCCTTAAATGTTACTAGTTAAATTTATTTTAGGTCAAAAGTTAGCATATTCATTTCTTGTGGATTGAATTTGTCTCCTACAGATCGTTAACAGAATTCAAAAGTTACGGAAGAAAATTGCTCTTGAACCGACTGATATGGTGGAGGTTTACTTTGAATCATTGGATGGAGATAAGAATCTCTCTCAAAGGGTTTTACACTCTCAGGTATACTCGATAATTAATACTATGCTTGCATGTCTGTGTATGTAATAATAGACAATTCTTTGAGCTGACAAGGATGCATGCCAAGGAGAATACCTTCTAGATATTTATTCATGATAAAAAGATAATACCTAAGAAAAATCAGCAGAAATGATAGTGATGATCAACCGGCTCAATTAACATCAGTGTTGAGTTCAAATGCTATGTTTTTAAGTATTTCTCAAAAATTATCAACACATAAGCATAAACATTACATAATAAAATAGGTATATGTAAACTAAACTGTATCCTTCTATTTATAAGCAGAATCTTAGTGGGCAATATAGGTTAAATTGAAAAGTATTTTGGGCAAAAAAGCTGCTtgtcttcaaattttcaaaattgtctGTGCTTGCTGTCCATCACTCAGATGAAAGTAATGCATGGGTTGAATTTTTGTGTTTGCACCGGGGATAGGTGAACTGCCTCTCATTGAGGACTGTGGACTACTTACTAATCAGTAATTATTTAATTGATGTACACATTGATTCATGGTGCTAAGATTATCAATGCTGTTtgctttttataattttctttgcAGGCATCTTACATCAGGGATGCTATTGGTTCTCAATTGCTTTCACATTCTTTGATGCCAGCACATGCTGTAAGTTGTTTATATCGTTTCCATGATTTAAATTTCTTAAGAGAGGAAGAAATTATGGTTGCTCTCATTGTCCTTTAAAGAGGGAAGGACAAATGCTTAACAGTTTTGACTTACGAGAGTATCTCAAAGTCAGTCACCCAAGAACTGAAAATTTGTCGTACAAACGCAGGTTGTCCTTGGTGAAGAGAGGTTCCATGGGATTTCTGGCATGTCATTTGGTATCATTTTGGCAAGACCTACAGTGATGTTTAACTCAAAAGCCATTCTACCATTGTTTCAAGGTTTGTATTTGGTTAGTTCAGTTGATCTCTTATGCATAAAGCAAAAACAAACAGTTATATCCCTTGATGCATGTATCATCATCATACTTGACCCTTGTTTGCTCCAACTTGCTGTTCTTCTGTGGCTATAGGTAACAAGAAATACGCCCATAATCTTGAAACTTACTTGCTATCGAGAGATAATTCAAATTTGAAGTCAGAATTTCAAAATGGAAATGGAAAGGTTTGACCAAGTCCTGTTTTAGTGGTTTTAGGTTAAACAAAATGCCCATATTCATTTGTCTCTTGTTGCAGATTATAGTTGACTCCATTGAAGAACAACCCTCTGTAAGCCTGGTCCTTGGTGAGCATGTGTTTCTCACTGTCGGGGACTGCTACGTTGCTGGAAAGGCTAACTAATTTAGGTTGCTGGAGTTTTTCCTTTCGATCTTTTATAATGTTGATGTGTTATTCCTTTGTATGATTAGTTAACAGAAAGCGGATATTgtgttttttctcatttttaatGTTATTCTTTGGCTGTATAGAGAACCTCAGTTGTTTTATTGAAATATAAGTTGCTTCAAGTAACTACAGATAATAATATCTCAATTTTGTCGGGCTGGTGCTCCTTTAGCATGCTTGCTTTGTTGGCAACTTGGCATTTTATTTCATATATCGTACTTCTCTGtctactttttcctcttttttttaaaCAGGTATTGGATCATTCTGTTGTGTAAGCGACGTCTCCAATTTGTTCTCCGGAAGGGCATCATGGCATGGTTCCATGTTTATCGCTCCATCAATCTTCTACTAGTTTCAACGCTAACGGTTGGTTTTATTTCTGTGCAATGGAGCTTAACGTTTCGGACTCAGTTGATGAGGTTCATCGTCCTCTATAGTCTTGAGATTTCAATATTGGAAGAGTTAAACTTTTCAAGAATGTGTTGGTAAAAGATAAGATGCTTCTTATTTCCACTGGAACAGCCTATTATTATCAGCGATTACACCTAGACCGTTAAAAGAAAACCATATCGGCTAAAGTAGACGGAGAGTTTGAAAATCGCGGGGCACAAAGTTCCGGGAATAACAGTTAAATAATCTTACTTCATTATGAAGAATTAGTGAATACTGTCACATAATTGGTCAGAATTTGTGTATCCAAATCCTTAAAACGTCCTGGCTAAAACTTTTGTTCAAACCAAAAAGGCAAAAACAATAGAAATGGTACAGATAAACACTTTAGACAAAATATATGGTCAGTGGCAATTAGTCCAACTGACAACAGCACACTTAATTTCCACTATCGGAAGGCagcctttttttctttcttttgttcttgGGCTTAACGGCATCCTTCAGCGTCTTACCTTCAATATTCTGGGCAGCATCTAGACCTGCGGCAGTTGGTGAAGAATCTGTCGTCATTTCCTGTGGTGGTTCCTCTGCCTTAGTCTCACTTCTTGAACCCTTCTGCTTTCTATGAGTTGCCGGTCCTGCTTATTTTACAGCAATTATTATGGTGAAGTCATGCAGATTTCTATCTTCTCACCAGAACATACATATACGTTCATAAAGAGAAGCACATTCAGACATGTATATGAACTAATATTCAGAAGACGACAGAATAACATACACTAGAGAAATATAAGAGGAACCTTAAGCCAAACATGAAATCAACATGAGAAATTATGCATGCATATACAACAATCTCACAAGCTCGATTAAACAATGAGTGGCTGAGAAAATATGGCAATGCATGAAGCAATTCGCAAGCTCTCAGCTACTCATTGTTTTATGGCCATTTCAGTGTGAAGGTTAATCCTTAGGACTAACCTAAGTGCAAAGACCAACAATAAAAAGCCACATCGTAGGTAGTAAGAGATCATAATTAATGATAAAAGAGAAAGTTATTACCATGTGATGCTAGAGATGCTTTTAGAAGATCAGAATTGACACACTCTGAGTACGGATCCCTGAAAAAGTCAAGTTACACTGGTGGAAAGctataaatgtgatttttttttttgtccgGCTACACATCTGAATATGAATTTACACATCTGAATATTATTCTTAATACTAATTCAATTTTCCCCCCTCCCATACTTAAAACCTACAACCACAACTGCCTCGAACAAGTAGATATACCATGCTGCACATGCTCATTTGCATATAAGTTAATGATAGATTCTAAAAGCATATAGATCTCTAGCAATAGTAATACATGGACTGGACTAGAAATAACTAGAAATTCAACAGATTTTTAAACGGAAAAAAAATCCAGTAAAAGCGACTAATTAGAAACTAGCTGATGCCATACCAGCTTGAAGGCCCGCCAATAAATTTATTAGAAACTCCATCTCTCTTGTTACTTTGTTCCTGTCCAGATGATGTGGCATCACATTCCATAGAGCTTGCCTCATCTTTAAACTTTGACTGGTCTAAATGACTACCATCTAATTGATTTTGCTTTTCTCTTGATTTGGCAGGGGTACCACATACATCCATGGCAACAGAAGTGGAATGACGTTTAATCTTCCGTAGTGCCCTTTGAGTGTTGTATATTTCAACCTACACCGGgtcagaaaataaaaaagagataacAAAGTTATACATTCTATAAGTAATATGGCAATTAATACAGATGCACTAAGCAGAAAAAAAGTTTCGCAATGTCATCTCAACAAAGTTTGTCACCAGAAGTCAACTCAATACATACTCTTTCCTataatgaaaacaaaaacaaactgATAGACTATGAAGCATAATCAAGATAATATGTCCATTAATTAAGGTTATTTCAAGACTTCTTTAGTTGTTTCACACCGCTGGAGTATAGCACCTATTCTAAGACATGATTGGTCAGAATATTAAACATGTAAGTTTTCACATAAAAACGGAaaataataacatatataaaaattaaaaaagcagAACTCACTGCATCCTTTATCTTGGCTGTAATATCACCAGCTTTAACATGAGCTAGTTTCAAGCAATGCATGAGAACTTGCTGAGATACTCCTTCCCCACCTGCCTTTTGAATGGAGCAAACATCACCATTTGCATTCACTGTAGCAGTCATCCGACCGGTCAGTACAGCCTCTTCATGGTATGTTGGATCTatcacctagagatcatcaaacgAAATCCAAAAGGACCTCACATACGgaatgaagaacaagaaatcAAGGGAGAACGATGGAAAATCCATACCATAATATTTTCATTGCTGAAAAATCCAAACGTCACAGCTATAGGAAGATGATGTATGATCAAAGGAATTGGGTCACGCACCTGTCATACAATCTAAGTCCAGTAAAACAACACATACAAAAACAAAACCGAAGCTGTTATCACAAGGTATTTACTCATGAGAGACATTGGCCTCCTGGAGTCAATAATACAGTAAGAGAATTCACTTCCATGGCCAAACATCCCCACAAAACCGAGGGTTCAAACAAGAGATTCCTATAACAATAACACAACACAAGCACCAATGTCAAGCCTCTCTACTCTAGCCACACATTCTCATGCTCAATTAAGAGAAAGCTAACCTCAGGAGGATGCACCACAACTTGCTGACCATCTTCTCCCCCTAACGAACATTCTGGCCGCCGGAACGTCAACAAAGCAGCCAGAGCAGCAATATTAGCAGCATCAACAAGATTCCTAAAAGATTTTCCCAAATTAACAATTGCACAACACAACTATCATTAGCATATTCAATCAATTAGCACCAAAACAAACTCATTAGCTCACCCTCCATTGTCAAGAATATGGATATCAATGCGAACCGCCCAAACGAGCTTCCCAGAGAGGACACAGAGCGATTCTGTATCGACGGCTCGGCTCTCCCTCAACCCGCGATCAATAATGCGGCCTAACTCGACGGCGGACTCCCTTGGGCGGCCGGGTTCGAAGGAAGGGTCGGCCATGGGGGAGAATTCAGTGAAGACGGCGAGTGTGCCCTCGTTTGGCCTTTCCCTGTAGGGCTGGAGCAGTTGGGCGGAGACGATGGCCATGACGTGAGTGTGGCCAAGCTGGACCTCCGAGGAGCCGTCGTCCTTGCCGAACTTGATGGTGAGCTTGCGGTAGTCGAAGGGGCGCCGACCGTCAACTCGGAGCTCCGACAAGAGTGCGGTCTCTATGAATTTCTTCTCGTTTATGGTTTGGCGCCATGAATTTGCTAGCCTCTGCTCCATCCAACCTAATTCTCTTCTTCTCTATGCACCGGGGTTGATGACTCAGTGCCGCCGCCGAGGTCGTTACGGTGACGATTTTGGTCGAAATGCAGGAAGAGCCTCTCTCTAATCTAAAATCTATAGCCTAGGGTTTAATAAGGGTTTAGATTCATTGAGGGAGTAACTTTAACTTGCCTCTGCTgcaaatattttcttttcttttttttttcagtcctttaaaattaaataaaaattacaaataatGTTATATTTAATAATTATGCATCTCAACGCGATTTTCACATACGCTAATTAAATATTATCCGTTTTACCGAAGTCACATTTGAGGAAAAAGTTTGTGAACATACTTCCGAAAGTATATTAACACTAATCCAATTTTACAAAATCAGTTTTACAAAAAACAGTTACCTTTGATGCTTGGTTGGTGGCTTGGTGCAGGTATCATTTTATGTATCATGATGGCTAATATTAAAATCATTTGTATATTCTCAGTATATATAATTCCATCTCAGGATATTATATTGTTTCACACTATTATTC carries:
- the LOC107640264 gene encoding isoleucine--tRNA ligase, cytoplasmic, whose amino-acid sequence is MDEVCEGKDFSFPKQEEKVLEFWSKVKAFETQLELTKDKPEYIFYDGPPFATGLPHYGHILAGTIKDIVTRYQSMTGHHVTRRFGWDCHGLPVENEIDKKLGIKKREDVIKMGIDKYNEECRSIVTRYVSEWEKVITRTGRWIDFKNDYKTMDRNFMESVWWVFAQLFEKGLVYKGFKVMPYSTGCKTPLSNFEAGQNYQDVPDPEIMMTFPVIGDPHNASFVAWTTTPWTLPSNLALCVNANFTYVKVRNKYSGKIYIIAESRLSALPKDKPKEAVVNGSVGAPKKANVKSKESSGGKTENVLDSFEVLEKFPGSSLVGKKYEPLFGYFIELSDTAFRVVSDNYVTDDSGTGIVHCAPAFGEDDFRVCIENHILNKDNLTVAVDDDGCFTEKITDFSGCYIKDADKDIIEAVKAKGRLVKQGTFTHSYPFCWRSGTPLIXXSLPSLFFFDHFVFVKVELLKEKLLENNKQTYWVPDFVKDKRFHNWLENARDWAISRSRFWGTPLPLWISEDEKEIIVIDSVAKLEKLSGVKVFDLHRHNIDHITIQSESGRVLRRVDDVFDCWFESGSMPYAYIHYPFENIELFEKNFPGHFVAEGLDQTRGWFYTLMVLATALFGKPAFRNLICNGLVLAEDGKKMSKSLKNYPPPMEVVDDYGADALRLYLINSPVVRAEPLRFKKEGVYGVVRDVFLPWYNAYRFLVQNAKRLEVEGLAPFIPIDHATLQKSSNVLDQWINSATQSLIHFVKQEMNAYRLYTVVPYLLKFLDNLTNIYVRFNRKRLKGRTGEEDCRTALSTLYNVLLLSCKVMAPFTPFFTEVLFQNMRKACNGLEESIHYCSFPEEEGERDERIEQSVSRMITIIDLARNIRERNNKPLKTPLRYLSIYECILDDIAGKLREYVLEELNIRSLVPCNDTLKYASLRAEPDFSILGKRLGKSMGIVAKEVKAMSQESILSFENAGEVVIANHCLKLTDIKILRDFKRPDGMTEEEIDAAGDTDVLVILDLHPDESLLEAGAAREIVNRIQKLRKKIALEPTDMVEVYFESLDGDKNLSQRVLHSQASYIRDAIGSQLLSHSLMPAHAVVLGEERFHGISGMSFGIILARPTVMFNSKAILPLFQGNKKYAHNLETYLLSRDNSNLKSEFQNGNGKIIVDSIEEQPSVSLVLGEHVFLTVGDCYVAGKAN
- the LOC107643143 gene encoding exosome complex component RRP45A isoform X2, with product MEQRLANSWRQTINEKKFIETALLSELRVDGRRPFDYRKLTIKFGKDDGSSEVQLGHTHVMAIVSAQLLQPYRERPNEGTLAVFTEFSPMADPSFEPGRPRESAVELGRIIDRGLRESRAVDTESLCVLSGKLVWAVRIDIHILDNGGNLVDAANIAALAALLTFRRPECSLGGEDGQQVVVHPPEVRDPIPLIIHHLPIAVTFGFFSNENIMVIDPTYHEEAVLTGRMTATVNANGDVCSIQKAGGEGVSQQVLMHCLKLAHVKAGDITAKIKDAVEIYNTQRALRKIKRHSTSVAMDVCGTPAKSREKQNQLDGSHLDQSKFKDEASSMECDATSSGQEQSNKRDGVSNKFIGGPSSWDPYSECVNSDLLKASLASHGPATHRKQKGSRSETKAEEPPQEMTTDSSPTAAGLDAAQNIEGKTLKDAVKPKNKRKKKRLPSDSGN
- the LOC107643143 gene encoding exosome complex component RRP45A isoform X1 — encoded protein: MEQRLANSWRQTINEKKFIETALLSELRVDGRRPFDYRKLTIKFGKDDGSSEVQLGHTHVMAIVSAQLLQPYRERPNEGTLAVFTEFSPMADPSFEPGRPRESAVELGRIIDRGLRESRAVDTESLCVLSGKLVWAVRIDIHILDNGGNLVDAANIAALAALLTFRRPECSLGGEDGQQVVVHPPEVRDPIPLIIHHLPIAVTFGFFSNENIMVIDPTYHEEAVLTGRMTATVNANGDVCSIQKAGGEGVSQQVLMHCLKLAHVKAGDITAKIKDAVEIYNTQRALRKIKRHSTSVAMDVCGTPAKSREKQNQLDGSHLDQSKFKDEASSMECDATSSGQEQSNKRDGVSNKFIGGPSSWDPYSECVNSDLLKASLASHAGPATHRKQKGSRSETKAEEPPQEMTTDSSPTAAGLDAAQNIEGKTLKDAVKPKNKRKKKRLPSDSGN
- the LOC107643143 gene encoding exosome complex component RRP45A isoform X3, whose translation is MEQRLANSWRQTINEKKFIETALLSELRVDGRRPFDYRKLTIKFGKDDGSSEVQLGHTHVMAIVSAQLLQPYRERPNEGTLAVFTEFSPMADPSFEPGRPRESAVELGRIIDRGLRESRAVDTESLCVLSGKLVWAVRIDIHILDNGGNLVDAANIAALAALLTFRRPECSLGGEDGQQVVVHPPEVRDPIPLIIHHLPIAVTFGFFSNENIMVIDPTYHEEAVLTGRMTATVNANGDVCSIQKAGGEGVSQQVLMHCLKLAHVKAGDITAKIKDAVEIYNTQRALRKIKRHSTSVAMDVCGTPAKSREKQNQLDGSHLDQSKFKDEASSMECDATSSGQEQSNKRDGVSNKFIGGPSSWTGNS
- the LOC107643143 gene encoding exosome complex component RRP45A isoform X4 → MEQRLANSWRQTINEKKFIETALLSELRVDGRRPFDYRKLTIKFGKDDGSSEVQLGHTHVMAIVSAQLLQPYRERPNEGTLAVFTEFSPMADPSFEPGRPRESAVELGRIIDRGLRESRAVDTESLCVLSGKLVWAVRIDIHILDNGGNLVDAANIAALAALLTFRRPECSLGGEDGQQVVVHPPEVRDPIPLIIHHLPIAVTFGFFSNENIMVIDPTYHEEAVLTGRMTATVNANGDVCSIQKAGGEGVSQQVLMHCLKLAHVKAGDITAKIKDAVEIYNTQRALRKIKRHSTSVAMDVCGTPAKSREKQNQLDGSHLDQSKFKDEASSMECDATSSGQEQSNKRDGVSNKFIGGPSS